ACCATCCGCTGCGGGTTCGGATCGGGCACGTACAGCTTGCCGACGAACGTGATGACGCGCGCGTCCGGCGAGTCCGCCAGCCGCCACTGGTACCCCGTCGTCGCGTTGGAGCGCAGGGTGACGAAGAAGGTGTCGCCCGGCGCGGCGAGGATGCGCTTGCTCGTGTCGGACGCCGCAGCTGGCGGCCGCGCGGCGTCGCGCGAGGACGGCTGCGTGTCGGCCGAGGCGGGCGGCTGCGGCGCCGGGCGCTGCGCGCACGCGAGCAGGGCGACGGCGAGGGCGGTCGAGAGCAGGCGCGCGTTCATCGTCCTCCGTCCAGCGGGGTGGAGACGGCCGGGAGACGCACGGATACGCGGCCTCGCCGCGGATCGCAACGCCTCGCCGGGAACGCGGCCGCGGCTACCGGAGGCGCCGGCGCCCGGCGGCTCCGCGGCGGGCGCGTCACTGCAGGCGCGCGATGGCCACCCGCAGCGTGGAGGGAAGCGGAAGTCCCCCCGCTCCCTCCAGCCGGAGCAGCTGCGGCTGCGTTTGCGTGCCCGAGAGCTCGAAGTACTTCACCCCGCCGCCGGCGATCGACGCCACGCTCACCGCGCCGTAGAACCCGAACGGCAGCGCCTGCGGCTGCAGCGGATAGGCGGCGGGGAAGGTGCCGGCGAAGTCCGCGTGCATCCCCGCGAAGATGCTGCCGAAGTTCCAGGTGGACACCTGGATGTCGGGGGTGGCGCCCACCAGGCCGGGATAGTCGTCGGCGTACAACGCCAGCGCCCACCCGCCCAGCAGCTGCTGGATGGAGACGCCCGCCCGCGCCGCCAGGTTCGCCGCGCCCGTGCTCGGCGACGAGGTCAGCGCCGTCAGGAACGCCGCCTCCGACGCCCCGTAGCGGTCGATGGCGTAGCGCACCAGCGACCACGAGGTGGCGTAGAACGACGATCCGCCCGCCGACGTCGGCCCGAAGGGCGAGTAGCCGGTCGGGGCGGCCATGAAGGTGTAGAGGGAGTGGAAGTGCCGCGCCATGTTCAGCGACGGGCGGCTGGGGTCGGCGGCCAGGCACGCGGCGTCCGTCTGGCGGTAGTCGCAGTACACGCTTCCCGGCGCGGCGGCGCTCCCGTAGCCGGTGTTGGCCTTCCACCCCACGTTGTACACCGCGCTCCGCGCCCACAGCTCCTCGGCGTGGCGGGCGGTCCCCTCCTCCAGCCACGATTCCTCGAACGGCGCCCCCGACGCGGCGCGAGCCGCGTGCGACACCACGTGCTTGGTCTCGTGGATGAACGTCGCGCGGATGCTCCAGTACCAGGAATCGGGGGTGAAGGCGCCGTAGCCGGTGCCGGTGGAGGTGGGCTGGTAGGCGTAGAAGTACTCGCCGAAGTTGCTGGCCAGGTTCCCCGCCGCGTTCGGGTACTGGTCGCAGCTCACCACGAACGCCGCCACGCCCCCGAAGCTGTTGACCAGCGGGGTGAAGAGGGCGATCAGCACGCCGTTGTTGTCGGTCGACGCGTCGCGCAGCAGCGGATCGCCGAAGTTCGTGCGCACCACCGGCTCCATGTCGGCGTTGAACTGGCTGCCGATGGCGCCGTAGTACGCCTGCATGGCCGGGTTGGCCGACGCCTTCAGCGCCGCCGGCGTGGCGTCGTCCTCGTAGATGGCCACCTTGCCGCCGTAGTACACGCGCGTGGCGTTCACGGTGATGTAGTCGTTGCACGTCCCGGCGCCGTTCAGGTTCAGCACCCGGATCGTCCGCGTGGCCGGCGGCACGTCGGGGGCCGCCACCGCTTCGCGCCGCGGCCGCATCCGCGGGTCGCCGGCGAAGCGCGCGCGCAGGCGCTCGTTCTCGCGCCGGTTCATCTCCAGGATGCGCAGGTGCGCGTCCTCCGGCTCCTGCAACGGCGCGGCGGCGGGCGGCGCCCCCGGCGCGCGTACCAGGCCGGGGCGCGAGACCGCGCGCGCGGCCGTCACGGGAACGGTGCCGTCGCCGGAGATCTGGAATCCGGTGGCGGAGAGCGGCGACGTGCTGGTGTTGTACACGGCCACCACGTAGCGGCTGGCCACGCCGGTGGCGGGCAGCTCGTTGCACGCCACCTGCGCGGCGTCGGTGACCACCGCGGCCTGGCCGACCCCCAGCGCGCGCACGTTCCCCTGCAGCGGGTGGGCGAAGGCGGCGCCCGTCATCCCGCCCTGCGTCACCTGCACCGGCGCCGCGCCGCTGGCGGCGCACGGCACCGTCACGTTCAGCGTGCTGGCGGTGCCGCCGGTGACCGTGGCCGCCACTCCGCCGATGGTCACCGTGTTGGCGGCGGGAAAGGCGTTGAAGTTGATCCCCGTGAGCGTGGCGGCGGCGCCCGGCGCCAGCGTGGCGGGCGACACGCCGGTGACCTGCGGCGCCGCGGTGGCCAGGCGCCCGGGGGCGTCTCCGTGGCCACGTACAGGGTGAAGGAGAACGTCGCCACCGTCGGCGGCATCCCCAGCTGCCACGTGCGGGCGATGGTCACCTCGGCGGTGGACAGGATGCCGTCGCCACCCAGCTCCGCCTGGTCCACCCCGCCCACCCGGCCGCCGTACTGGAAGTAGGGCTGGTTCGAGGCGGTGAAGGTGCCCAGCCCCGTGGCGTTCAGGAGGGCGATGCTCCCGCTCCCCCCGGTGACCACCGGCTCCGCGGCGAAGAACACCCGCACGCCGCCGTCGTGGCGCGTGGTGCCGTCGGCCGTGGCGAAGGCCAGCGTGGCCAGGTTCTGCAGGGCCACGTTGAACGAGAACACCTGCGTCCCCGCGTCGTACGCCACGCCCGACGAGGTCAGCCGCACGTACGTGCCCTGGCCGCCCAGCAGGTGCAGGCTGGCGCGCGGACCCGCCGCGTCCGCCGGCGCGAACGGCTCGCAGGCCACGGAGCGCTGCGCCACCTGCGCGGTGCACCGCAGCGCCGCCACCGTGCCGCGGGGGAGCGGCGGCTCGTCGGTGGGGCGCCCCTCGGGGCCGGTGGCGCGGTCGCTGCACGCCGCCAGCAGGAGGAGCGCGGCGGCCAGCGCGCGCGCCGCCATGGCGCGGATGCAAGGACGGACGGGTACGTTCATGCGGTTCCCGGCGAGTTTGCGGGGGGACGAGCCGTTGTTCCGGCAGGGAGACTACGGGGCGGGACGGACTGCGGAGAGGCGCCGGTTGGGCGGGAGGGCGCGCCAACCATAATGGCACGTTAGTGTCGAGACCTTGATCTCGCAAGCAGCTGGCGGCCGCCTTCCGGCGGGGCTGGACAAAGTGTGGCGAGCGGCCGGGCGAGTCTCCGGGAACCCGGGACGAACGGGGATGGGAGGGGGATGATGGCACGTGAGCGGTGGGAGTACCGCGGGCGCTGGGCGCTGGTCACCGGCGCATCCGCCGGCATCGGCGAGGCGTTCGCGCGCGGGCTGGCCCGGCGCGGGATGCACCTGGCGCTCGCCGCCCGCCGCGAGGACCGCCTCCGCGCGCTGGCCGACGAGCTGGCCTCGGCGCACCGCGTCCGCACCCTCGTCGTCCCCGCCGACCTGGGCGAGCCGGGCGCGGCGGACGCGCTCTGGCGCCAGGCGGCCGACGGGCGCGACATCCACCTCCTCGTCAACAACGCGGGCTTCGGGCTGAAGGGCCCGTTCCACGAGCTCCCGCTGGACCGCCAGGCGGAGATGGTGCGCGTGAACTGCATCGCCCCGCTGGAGCTGGCGCACCACGCGCTGGCCCACATGCGCGGGCGCGGCGGCGGCATCGTCAACGTCGCCTCCATCGCCGGCTACCAGCCGATCCCGCTGATGGCCACGTACGCGGCCACCAAGGCGTTCCTCATCACCCTCTCCGAGGCCCTCGCCGCCGAGTCGGGCGACGCCGGCGTGCGCGTCGTCACCGTGAACCCCGGCCCGGTGAAGACGGAGTTCCAGGCCGTCGCCGGCACGCAGGTCCGTGACCGCGCGCCGGGGCTGCGCACGCCCGGGCAGGTGGTCGAGGCCGCGCTCCGCGCGCTCGAAGCGGGGCGGATGACGGTCACGCCGGGCCTCGTCAACCGCATGGCCGCCGCGGCCGTCCGCATCGCCCCGCGCGGCATCGTCGTCCGCGCCGCGAAGGCGGTGATGCGCAAGCTGCGATGAGCGTGGCGCGGTCCGTGGCCGCCGATTAGACTCCACGCGCCCGCGGTTCTTCATCTCCATCTCACTCGCATCTCGAGGCGCCTATGATCGTCCGTGGCTTCTCCCCGGCCGCGCGGCGGAGGTCCCGCCGCGCGAGAGACCCATCGACCGAAACGAGAAGACACCGAAATGACCACGGTGCTGAAGACGCCACGACTGGAGATGGTGGGATGCGGCGCGGACACGCTCCGCGCCGAGGGTGAGGACCGCGCGCGCTTCGCGGAGCTGCTGCGGGCGCGCGTGCCGGACGGCTGGCCGCCGGAGCTGTACGATGACGACGCGCGCCTGTGGACGCTGAACGCCGTCGAGAGCCGGCCGGAGCACGAGGGGTGGTGGATGTACTACCTCGTGCTGGATGGAGATGTGAGTGACCGCGAATTGATCGGCCTCGCGGGCTACAAGGGCCCGCCGGCGGAGGACGGCACGGTGGAGGTGGGCTACGGCGTGCTGGACGAGCACCGGCGCCGCGGCTACGCCACCGAGGCCACGTGGGCGCTGATCGAGCGCGCCTTCGCCGACCCACGCGTCACCCGCGTGACCGCCGAGACGTATCCGCACCTGGAGCCGTCCATCGGCGTGCTGCGCAACCTCGGCTTCGCGTTCGACGGCCCCGGCTCGGAGGAAGGCGTCATCCGCTTCCACCTGCCGCGGGAGCAGTGGAGATAGAAGATCGTCCGCGGAGAACGGGGGGCGATCTGCTCCCCGTTTCTCCGCGCCTCTCCGTCAGATTTCCTCGCTCATACCGTGATTGTGCATTCGGATCGGATGTCATTCCGAGCGGCGCCGCTGCTCCGAATCTTCAATCGCGCCGATGCCAGGCGGCGCCCGAGGAATCTGTGGCATGCGTCCGAGCATCAGGCGGCCTGTGGCTCGGGAGCCGGCCACAGATTCCTCAGGCGCCACGGCTTTGGCATGAAAGAAAGGGCGGCGCAGCGCCTTCGGAATGACATTCCTTCCTCCAATGCACAGTTGATCCGGAGATTGGGTATCGGATGACGATCCGCCTGCGAAGCTTTGCCCCGGCCGCGCTGGTCGTGCTCGCGGGATGCGTGATCAGCGATCCGATCCCCGTCCGCGCCTACGAGGCGGAAGTGGCGAACGCCGAGCTGGCGTTCGCGGACGCCGCGGCGCGCGAGGGGATTCGCGACGCGTTCGTGCGCTTCTCCGGCGACAGCTCCGTCGCGTTCCGGCCCGAGCCGGAGAACGCGAAGGCGGCGTGGCGGAGCCGTCCCCCCGTGCCCGGCCGGCTGCGCTGGTACCCGGCGTACGTGCGCGCGGCCGGCTCCGGCGACCTCGGCCTCACCACCGGGCCGTACGAGTCGCGCGACAGCACGGGCGCGCTGCGGGGGACGGGGACCTACTTCACCGTCTGGCGCCGCGACGCCGAGGGGTGGCGCTTCATGGTGGACCAGGGGATCCGCCACGCCGCCCCGGCCGAGCCGCCCGCCCGCTGGGACGTCTCCATGGCCCGCTTCGACAGGATCGGGCGCCGCTATCCCACCGGGCCGGTGGCGCGAGATCTGCTCGCCGCGGACCGCCGCTTCGCCGCGCGCGCGGAGGAGGCGGGGTTCGCGGCGGCGCTGCGGCGCTTCGGCCACCCGGAGATGCGGCTGCTGCGCGACGGCGCCTTCCCGCACGTGGGGCTGGACTCCGCCGTGGCCGCCGCGTCGGCGGACGGCGCGCGGCGGTACTCGGCCACGCCGGCGCGCGCCTACGCCGCCGCCGCGGGCGACTTCGGGTGGACGTGGGGCGAGTACCGCCTGCTCAACGCCGGCGCCGGCCGCCGCGAGACCGGGCACTACGTCCACGTCTGGGTGCGCGAAGGACACGGCCCCTGGCGGCTGCTGGTCGACGTCACCGCGCCCCGCCCGCCCGAGCGCGACGAG
The nucleotide sequence above comes from Longimicrobium sp.. Encoded proteins:
- a CDS encoding protease inhibitor I42 family protein — encoded protein: MNARLLSTALAVALLACAQRPAPQPPASADTQPSSRDAARPPAAASDTSKRILAAPGDTFFVTLRSNATTGYQWRLADSPDARVITFVGKLYVPDPNPQRMVGVGGVERWAFAAVAPGMAEIALEYARPGGPPATEQRFYVLVR
- a CDS encoding SDR family oxidoreductase; the encoded protein is MARERWEYRGRWALVTGASAGIGEAFARGLARRGMHLALAARREDRLRALADELASAHRVRTLVVPADLGEPGAADALWRQAADGRDIHLLVNNAGFGLKGPFHELPLDRQAEMVRVNCIAPLELAHHALAHMRGRGGGIVNVASIAGYQPIPLMATYAATKAFLITLSEALAAESGDAGVRVVTVNPGPVKTEFQAVAGTQVRDRAPGLRTPGQVVEAALRALEAGRMTVTPGLVNRMAAAAVRIAPRGIVVRAAKAVMRKLR
- a CDS encoding GNAT family N-acetyltransferase, whose product is MTTVLKTPRLEMVGCGADTLRAEGEDRARFAELLRARVPDGWPPELYDDDARLWTLNAVESRPEHEGWWMYYLVLDGDVSDRELIGLAGYKGPPAEDGTVEVGYGVLDEHRRRGYATEATWALIERAFADPRVTRVTAETYPHLEPSIGVLRNLGFAFDGPGSEEGVIRFHLPREQWR
- a CDS encoding IPT/TIG domain-containing protein; the protein is MSPATLAPGAAATLTGINFNAFPAANTVTIGGVAATVTGGTASTLNVTVPCAASGAAPVQVTQGGMTGAAFAHPLQGNVRALGVGQAAVVTDAAQVACNELPATGVASRYVVAVYNTSTSPLSATGFQISGDGTVPVTAARAVSRPGLVRAPGAPPAAAPLQEPEDAHLRILEMNRRENERLRARFAGDPRMRPRREAVAAPDVPPATRTIRVLNLNGAGTCNDYITVNATRVYYGGKVAIYEDDATPAALKASANPAMQAYYGAIGSQFNADMEPVVRTNFGDPLLRDASTDNNGVLIALFTPLVNSFGGVAAFVVSCDQYPNAAGNLASNFGEYFYAYQPTSTGTGYGAFTPDSWYWSIRATFIHETKHVVSHAARAASGAPFEESWLEEGTARHAEELWARSAVYNVGWKANTGYGSAAAPGSVYCDYRQTDAACLAADPSRPSLNMARHFHSLYTFMAAPTGYSPFGPTSAGGSSFYATSWSLVRYAIDRYGASEAAFLTALTSSPSTGAANLAARAGVSIQQLLGGWALALYADDYPGLVGATPDIQVSTWNFGSIFAGMHADFAGTFPAAYPLQPQALPFGFYGAVSVASIAGGGVKYFELSGTQTQPQLLRLEGAGGLPLPSTLRVAIARLQ